In the genome of Natronorubrum daqingense, the window CGAAACGATCCTGCGAAATGGTATCGAATCGGGGGACTTCCAGGAACACGATCCCGAAACCGTCGCTGCGCTCTTACTCGCGACGTTCGACGGCGCGCGGATCCGCCAGTTCACCCTCGGTCGCGACGAGTACCTCGAGACGGTTCGCGAGGAGACGGCCGCGCGCATCCTCGCCGACGTCCTCGCACCCGGCGTCGAACTGCCAGCCGAATCGCAAGTCGAATTTCCACGGGACGAACGGTTTCATGATGGTGATGCCGGTGATCGTCCCGAATGAGCACGCCGTCGGACCGATCGGTCAACGTGACCGACGGGGAGCTGTTCAAGCCGCTTATGGTGCTCTCCGCACCGATCGTCGCCTCGCAGGTCCTCAACGTCGGCTACAACCTCGCGGACACGTACTGGGTCGGTCGGTTAGGAAGCGACGCCATCGCGGCGCTCTCGTACTCGTGGGCGGTCGTCTTCTTGATGATCAGCGTCGGCGGCGGACTCACCGTCGCCGGGACGGTCCTCATCGCCCAGAACAAGGGGGCCGGAAATATCGCCACGGCGAGTCACCTCGCCGGCCAGACGCTCTCGTTCGTGACGGTCGTCGCGCTCGCCTTCGCCGCCGTCGGCTACCTCCTCACGCCGTGGCTCATGCGAATGGTCGGCGCCGAACCCGGCGCTGCCGACTACTCCTACGCGGTCAGTTACACCCGGATCATGTTCGTCGGCATCGTGTTCATGTTCTGGTTCTTCATCTTCGACGCCCTCTCTCGAGGCTGGGGCGACACCCGAACGCCGCTGTACCTGATGGCGATCAGCGTCGCGCTCAACGTGATCATCGACCCCTTCCTGATCCTCGGCTTCGACGGGAACCCGCTGTTCGGCTGGGTCGGTGCCGGCGGCCTCGAGTCGACGCTGTACGCCGCGACCGGCTTCGACGGCTGGGGCGTCGACGGCGCTGCCATCGCGACGATCTTCTCTCGAGGAATCGCCGCGGCTATCGGCCTCGCGCTGTTGTTCTCAGGGCGCGTCGGCCTCGAGCCCTCGCTGTCCGATCTGTGGCTCGATCGCGAGACGGTTCGAGAGATCGTCGACATCGGCGCGCCCATCGCGACCGAACAGGGCTTTCGTGCCTTCGGCATCACGGTCCTGACGGCGATCATCGCGCTCGCGGGGACGGAAGCTGTCGCGGCCTACGGGATCGTCACGCGGCTCTCCTCGCTGCTCTACATGCCCGCGCTGGGGCTCGCCCGCGGGACGGAGACGGTCGTCGGCCAGAATCTGGGGGCCAATCAGGTCCAGCGGGCCAAACGGGCCGTCAAGCTCAGCTCCATCGTGGTCGTCTCGGTCTTTACAGTCGTCGTCGCCGTCGCATACACCTTCGCCGAGCCGATCGCCGCGGTCTTCATCGAGGCGGGAACGGCGGACGCCGATCAGGTAATCGAGTACGCCGCGGCGTACATCCTCATCGCCGGGCCGTCGTACCTCTTTCTCGGCGTCTTCCAGATCCTGTTAGGCGGGATTCGCGGCAGCGGTTCCACGCGAGCGGCGATGGTGTTATCGGTCCAGGAGCTGTGGCTCTGGCGCATCCCGATCGCTACCGTCGCCGTCGTCACCCTCGGCATGGGCGTCGTCGGCGTCTGGTACGCCGTCGCCATCTCCTACGTGGTGTCGACGATCACCACCGTCGCGTGGTTCCGCAGAGGCACGTGGACCGACGACGTCGTGACCGACGAGTCGCCCACCCCAACACCAGGTGATTGACGTGAGTGAACATTCAACCGATCAGCACCGACGAATTGCCCACCTGAACACCCACAGCCGCTGGTCCGAACTCGCACCGTCGGTCCAGCCACTCGTCACCGAATCGATTCCTGCGCGTGTGGAATCGTTCCCGGCAGCACTCTGTACGATCGCCGGCGAGATCGGTTCCGACGCCGCCGACGAGTACGTCCGCCCCACCAACGACGACCTCGAGGACGTCCTCGAACCGGTCGTCACCGCTGTCACCTTACTCGAGGGCTACGTAACGCTCCGTCTCGCGGTCCTACACGGCGACGGTAAGACGACCGCCGACACACCGAACGCGAGCGACCGAGACGCGATGCTCCTCGCCAGCGACTATCTGCACGCCGGCTCCTACGCCGCAGTCGCCGAGACGCCGGTCTCCGATCAGCGTCGACTCGAACTCTATCGAGTCTCGATCGGTGGCTCGAGTGAGCTCTCACATCGGTTTTTGGGTGCCAGCGACGCAACGAGCGCCCCGGACGAAGACGGTGACACTGTCGACGCTCTCGAGGCGAGAGCGTCGCTCGCTGAGACCGCGGGGGTCATCGGCGCGACGGCCGTCGGTACGCCGACCGAAACACGGACGGCACTGCGTCGCTATAGTCACGCGATGATGAGCGCACTCGTCCGGCACTCCGAGGCGACGGCGGTCGACGCCGATCCCAAAACTCGCGCCGCTCGTGTCCTCTTTGGAACGACCCAGCGAGGAAACGTCTACGACGGGGCGGAGACGACCGTCTCCCCGGCCGTCGAAGACGCACTCGAGGCTGCGCGTGAGTCCCTCGGATCGCTCGTCGACAGCGGCGGAATCGACGCTACATCTCCGGCGTTCACCCGCCTCGAGCGCGCGACGCACCTTCCGTTTCACCGCGACTGAGCGGAGGCCCCTTCCCATGAGTGAACTCTCGAGACCGTTCTGGCCGGCGTATCCGCTCTCGGCGTTCGTCGCAGGCCTCGGCCACTGGTATCTCGGCCAGTGGAAACGAGGGGTGATCTGGTTCGGTATCTACGTTCTCGCACTCGCGTTTCTCTCCGCGCGAACGCTCTCGGGTGCGTTCGACCTGAGCGAACCGTTCGTCGTCAGTGCCCTTCAGTTCGAAGCCGTCTCCTTCGCTGATGTCGCCGTTCCGCTCGCCGTGTTGGTCTGTTGCCTGCTCGATATCTACCTCATCGGACTCGCGAAACGGACGGCCGTCGAGCCGGATGGATCGGCCTCGAACGGATCCTGAGCGGACGTGTTGGGTCGTGCGAACACCGTGTGACTCCCCTCGACCCGCGTCACTCGCGGTGTACGTTTTTGTAGTTGTACAACGTACGACACGTATGACCCGTCTCGGAGTGCTGGCGCTCAAGGGGGCCGGGGTCCTCTTGCTCGCGTTCATCGTCCTCAGTGTCATCGCGACGGTCGTGGGCCTCGTCCTCTCGCTCGTCGCGACGGTCGTCTCGGTGCTCGTCACGCTCGCAATCCTCGCCGGCCTCGTCGTCGGAGCCGCCGCGCTCTACTCGCACCTCTGGGGTGACGACGAATCGGAGTTCGACTCCTCGCCCGTCTCTCACTCGAGGCCAGCCACCGAAACGACCGATCCCTCGGATCGCGTTCGTTCGCAGTACGTCGACGGCGATCTCGACGAGGCAGAACTCGAGCGAGAGCTCGATCGCTTGCTCGAGGAGGAGACGTAGAGTAACAACTGAAACGGATTACACACTGATCGCCAGACGGTTCGGCGATCAGGTGCACACTGACTTGCAGTGGCTCCGATAATCGACGGTCTCAAACGCCCCGGAGCGCTAGCTGTCGGCGATGGATATCCGGTTTCTGGGCGGCGTCGGAGAGGTCGGGCGCAGCGCGATTCTCGTCAACGATCGACTGTTGCTCGACTACGGGATGAAGACGGAGAACCCGCCGCAGTTTCCACTCGACGTCGATCCCGAGGGCGTCGTCGTGAGCCACGGCCACCTCGACCACGTCGGCGCGATTCCCTCGATTCTCAGCGGCGACGCTCGGCCGCCGATCCACTGGACTCCGCCGACCCGCGAGTTCGCCCTGACGCTCGCTCGAGACACGCTCAAACTCCACGGCGGCACCCTCCAGTGTCCGTTCACCGAGACGGACGTCCAGCGGGTCACGCAGGTATCGCGAACGCACGGCTACCGCGAACCGTTCGCAGTCGCCGGCCACGAGGTCACGTTCTACAACGCGGGGCACATTCCCGGCAGCGCGCACGTGCTCGTCGACGACGGCGACACCCGCCTCCTCTACACGGGCGACTTCCACACCGACGCCCAGCAACTGGTCTCGCCCACGACCGAACGGCCGCCTGCCGACGTCGTCATCTGCGAAAGTACTTATTCAGACGTCGACCACGACCCTCGAGACGCCGTCGAAGACCGGTTCGTCGAGAGCGTCGAGACCACGCTCTGGGAGGGTGGCACGGTCGTCGTCCCCGCCTTCGCGATCGGTCGCACGCAAGAACTGATGCTCGTCTGTGCAGCCCACGACATCCCCTGTTACGTCGACGGCATGGGCACGGACGTAACCGAGATGCTCAGACGCTACCCCGACTACGTCCGGGATTCGGACGATTTCCGACGGGCCGTCTCCCACGCCCGATTCGTGACCGGCCGAGACGGACAGCGAAAACGAATCGTCGACCAGCGGGCCGCAATCATCACCACCAGCGGGATGCTTTCGGGAGGCCCCGCGATGACCTACATCCCCGAAATCCGGGCGAATCCGACGAACAAAATCACCATGACGGGCTACCAGGTCGAAGGGAGCCCCGGTCGCGACCTCCTCGAGACCGGCAGCGCCGAACTCGACGGCCGAATCATGCCCGTCAGCGCGCAGGTCGAACAGTACGACTTCTCGGCCCACGCGGATCGAGCGGGCCTGCTCGAGTTCCTCACGTCCTACCCCGACAGCGAGGTCCTCGTCAACCACGGCGACCGATGCGACGCGTTCGCGGCGGAATTACGCGAGGACGGCTTCGACTCGAGTGCGCCCGAACTGGGCGAAACCGTGACGGTGTGACCTCTCGCCAGCAAACCGAGCATTATTGGATCGGCCAGAGATAGCCGTCGACGTTGCCGAACCGAGCGAGCACGAGCAGCGCTCCAATAGCGAGCAGGATACCGATCGTGAAGCCCGCGATCTTGAGGCCCACGAAGACCAGCGCGTACTTGCGATCCAGCGCGTCGCTCACAGGCCGCTGAACGCCCACGCCGAGTCCGGCGACGATTACACTCACAAATAGACTCCCGAATAGTAGGGGCAGGTGGATGAAGACCGGGTTGCCGCCGAAGCTGTAGCTGAACCGGTACTCATCGCCCTCGTAGGAGACGTACGCACCGAGGGCGTAGTCGTCGAGCCACTGATCGGAAAACGGTAACTCGCTGTCAGCCGACTGGTGGGCGTGCAACGAGTCGTACATCGTAATACCGTCCTGTCGATCGATGGCGGTTTCGACAGCCGTCTGTTCGCGAGGCGTCAGCTCGTCGTATTCGAACACTGTTTCGTCCTCGGGCGGTGAATCGACCGACTGCGCGTCGGCGTAGTACCCCTCTAACGCCCATATCGGAAACGAAAGTGCCGAAATGATCACGACGCCGGCGAGCACGTACAAGACGAGCGCTCGGCGATCCATCCGTATCGAACTCAACTCATAAGACGAGTGATATATGTCTTGGGGCCACTTCGGTGAGCGATCGGTTCCGTTCGGCCACACCTCGAGTCTCGACAGCGAGACCGACATATCGAAATAGCTCGCGTCGACACCTCTCGAGCAGAGACGTTCATGACCGACGGGATGGAGAACCGACGACGCGCCTACGGCCTCGTCGCCTTCGGGGCGGTGAGCTACACCTGCTTGATGTTCATCTGGTTCTCGCTGCCGGCGTACTTGCCCGTCATCATCGACGAGGTCGGGCTCTCGAGCACGCAGGCCGGCGTCCTGACGGGGGCGATCCCGCTCATGTACATCCCGATCGCGCTGTTCTCGGGGATCGCCGTCGACCGAATCGGCCCCGGTCGGAGCCTCGCAGCCGGGATTTTGATCTACGGGATCGGCCAGATCACCCGTAGCGTCGCGCCAGACTTTCCGTCGCTGCTCGCGACGACGCTCCTGATCGGCGTCGGCGCGACCGCGATCACCTTCGGCCTGCCGAAACTGGTGGGCGTCCTGTTCCCGCCCGACGAGACCGGTCGCCCGTCCGCGATCTACCTCGTCGGTGCCTCCGCGGGCTCGGCGCTCGTCTTCGCCGTCGGCCGGCCGATTCTGGGGCCGTGGCTCGGCGGCTGGCGACCACTGTTCTTCTGGAGCGGCGTCGTCGCCGTCGGCTACGGCCTCGCGTGGCTGTTCGTCAGCCACAGGGCTCGAGTCGACGCGCAGATGGAGACCAACGATTCGTTCTCCCTCGAGTCGGTCGTCGCGGACCTGCGGCTGGTGCTCTCCCACCGGGAACTCCAGCTCGTGGTCGTCATCGGCACGATGTACCTCCTGCTCAATCACGGCCTGCAGGGGTGGCTCCCGACGCTGCTCGAGTCCCGCGGGCTCTCGCCGGGACTGGCCGGACAGGCGACGAGTTTGCTGATCGCCGCGTACGTCGTCGGCGTCCTCGCGGTGCCCGAACTCGCCGACCGATTCGAGCTTCGCCGGCCGGCGCTGATGGCCTGTGGTTCCGTCGCGTTCGTCGGCATGCTGGGCGTGATCGCCGGCGACACCGGCGCGCTGGTCGTCCTCGGGATCGTCGTCACCGGCCTCGGCGTCGGCGGCGTCTCCCCGCTCGTCCGGGCGATCCCGCCGGATCTCGAGGGGATCGGCGCGCGACTTACGGGGACCGCGGTGGGATTCATCTTCGCCGTCGGCGAGATCGGCGGCTTCTTCGGCCCGATGCTCATCGGCGTGCTCCACGACGCGACCGGCTCGTTCGTCCCCGGATTGATGCTGCTCGCGGCGGGGACGCTGGTGGTGGTGCTCGCCGGCGCTGGATTGCAGTATCTAGACGACTGATACGTTTATTGTCGTGATTTACCGTACGACGCAGAGCGGTCACGTTGCACGAAAAATGACGTAGCGCAGACCGTCTGTGGAAAACTGCCGAGTACTCACGCTCACTCGAGCGTCGCTATCCACGCTCGCCGAACTGAACTTCACCTCCACCGTCAAAACTGAACGCCACCTAAACGCACCTCTCCGAACTCGTTTATCCCACCCTCGAACCAAGCGATTCCACCGGGCGTCATACTCCCCGATTCGATTCCGACGGTGCTCTCGTCGTAGCCGTCGGGGAGGTCGACCTCGCCCATCGACGGCCCCGCGATGGAGTCGAACGTCTCGGCGTTCTCCGTATCGAGTCGAATCATCGCCCACATCTCTTGGCCGTCTTCTTCGACGGGAAATTCGATTTCGTGACGCTCGCCGGCTTCGACGGTCGCAACCGTTTCGACGAGTCGCTCGTCTTCCGTGTCGTCGTGGACGATGAACGCCACCTCCTCATCGTCGTCCGAATCGTTCCTGACCCGAATCGCGGATTCCCCTCCCTCGTCGTTCCACCGACTCACGTCGTCTATACATCCGCCGAGGCCTACCGCTGTTGGTACTGCTACTGCTGATGCTGCAATACTCGTGAGATACTCCCGTCTCCGTTGCAACAGCGATGTTGGCAAGATGTGTTCTCTCTGTCGAGAGACTCCCTCAAAAAACATCAACGTTCTGATCTGACGATAACTACATGTGAACGTCCGGCCTACTCGAGAATCCCATTCGGTGAGCGGTACTCCGAGTCGTCTCTGTCCCGGCGAGATCGGCGGCTTCTTCGGCCCGATGCGCATCGGCGTGTTGCACGACGCGAGGGGTTCGTTCGTCCCCGGGTTGGCGTTGCTCGCGGCCGGAACGCTGGTGGTCGTGTTCGCCCGTGCTGGATTGCAGTATCTGGACGACTGAAGCGGACTGCCGATATTATTCTAGCTCGAGCGTCGCCGCACACGACGGACACTCGAAGTCGGCGCTATCGTTCCTCGAGATCCGCATGTGGTTCGTCTCGCATTCGGGACACGAAACGTCTCTATCCCCAAACGCGGAAATACGCGAGATTCGGATATCCTCGGTGCCTCGAGGTGCGCCGAGCGCCAACGCGACGACGCGCTCGTCGCCGTCGTTGTGCCCGGACTGAAATTCGCCGGGTGCGAACCTGATCGTCTCGTTTTCGTGGACGGTGACCT includes:
- a CDS encoding MATE family efflux transporter, yielding MSTPSDRSVNVTDGELFKPLMVLSAPIVASQVLNVGYNLADTYWVGRLGSDAIAALSYSWAVVFLMISVGGGLTVAGTVLIAQNKGAGNIATASHLAGQTLSFVTVVALAFAAVGYLLTPWLMRMVGAEPGAADYSYAVSYTRIMFVGIVFMFWFFIFDALSRGWGDTRTPLYLMAISVALNVIIDPFLILGFDGNPLFGWVGAGGLESTLYAATGFDGWGVDGAAIATIFSRGIAAAIGLALLFSGRVGLEPSLSDLWLDRETVREIVDIGAPIATEQGFRAFGITVLTAIIALAGTEAVAAYGIVTRLSSLLYMPALGLARGTETVVGQNLGANQVQRAKRAVKLSSIVVVSVFTVVVAVAYTFAEPIAAVFIEAGTADADQVIEYAAAYILIAGPSYLFLGVFQILLGGIRGSGSTRAAMVLSVQELWLWRIPIATVAVVTLGMGVVGVWYAVAISYVVSTITTVAWFRRGTWTDDVVTDESPTPTPGD
- a CDS encoding MFS transporter translates to MTDGMENRRRAYGLVAFGAVSYTCLMFIWFSLPAYLPVIIDEVGLSSTQAGVLTGAIPLMYIPIALFSGIAVDRIGPGRSLAAGILIYGIGQITRSVAPDFPSLLATTLLIGVGATAITFGLPKLVGVLFPPDETGRPSAIYLVGASAGSALVFAVGRPILGPWLGGWRPLFFWSGVVAVGYGLAWLFVSHRARVDAQMETNDSFSLESVVADLRLVLSHRELQLVVVIGTMYLLLNHGLQGWLPTLLESRGLSPGLAGQATSLLIAAYVVGVLAVPELADRFELRRPALMACGSVAFVGMLGVIAGDTGALVVLGIVVTGLGVGGVSPLVRAIPPDLEGIGARLTGTAVGFIFAVGEIGGFFGPMLIGVLHDATGSFVPGLMLLAAGTLVVVLAGAGLQYLDD
- a CDS encoding MBL fold metallo-hydrolase: MDIRFLGGVGEVGRSAILVNDRLLLDYGMKTENPPQFPLDVDPEGVVVSHGHLDHVGAIPSILSGDARPPIHWTPPTREFALTLARDTLKLHGGTLQCPFTETDVQRVTQVSRTHGYREPFAVAGHEVTFYNAGHIPGSAHVLVDDGDTRLLYTGDFHTDAQQLVSPTTERPPADVVICESTYSDVDHDPRDAVEDRFVESVETTLWEGGTVVVPAFAIGRTQELMLVCAAHDIPCYVDGMGTDVTEMLRRYPDYVRDSDDFRRAVSHARFVTGRDGQRKRIVDQRAAIITTSGMLSGGPAMTYIPEIRANPTNKITMTGYQVEGSPGRDLLETGSAELDGRIMPVSAQVEQYDFSAHADRAGLLEFLTSYPDSEVLVNHGDRCDAFAAELREDGFDSSAPELGETVTV
- a CDS encoding cupin domain-containing protein yields the protein MEHVTIDEVESDPLDEKIHTDRRALGEALGADHLAITRYVLEPGDRFSGSIHAHFDQEEVFVVLEGVATFETLPADADETVSPTEVTVHENETIRFAPGEFQSGHNDGDERVVALALGAPRGTEDIRISRISAFGDRDVSCPECETNHMRISRNDSADFECPSCAATLELE